The Nymphaea colorata isolate Beijing-Zhang1983 chromosome 5, ASM883128v2, whole genome shotgun sequence DNA segment agcaaaatttaAGTTTATCCATTTACTAAtactttcacacacacacatatatatatatatatatatatatatatacatttattcTTTGTTCATGAGTTCGGCTGCCAGGAGTGGGCATCTGGCTAGATTAAGATTAAATCGTAATCTAGaaatatgattatttttttaatagacAAAACTATTCTTGAAAATAagagtgagagaaaaaaaaaaagaagcagatGAGTTTCTTTAAACGAAATTCTCTATCTTTTTGAAAGGTATTTCaaactttgcaaaaaaaaaaaaaaggtttctatattttcaatttaatttattgtttGATTTCGTTGACATCAGattaccaaaattttaaaatttatcgcTTTATATTGCTATAGTGTATGGCATTGCAATGGTTTATGGCCAAACTCTTAAATTGTGACCATTCGCAACCATCTAACACCCGATACAATTGACTTTTCTAAACAACGCCAAGCTCctagaaaaatacatttaagtGGACTTTTTATTCGTCAGTCTTAAATATATTGGTGTTTATGTGAACAataggaaaaaagggaaaaatcgTGATATTCAAAAGAAcgggaaaaaatatttatcacgttttttgtgattttttctcGTTAGCATTGATACTATcatagattcaaatataaacttaaactaaacTATTTTCATcgtttttattatcattaaaacattcattctaTCACTGTTATGtagttttgtttatgttttcatattagtttgttatttatttcatttatacctatctttttgtttcatttatacctaattttttatttttaaaattttctgagttttattgagattttcccaaaaaaatgcAACTCCGTTAAAAATATCGTCATTAAAAACCccgagaacaatatttgtgacaaagGAAATTTTGTAGATATAGATCAtgttttatattgatatttcaggGAAATTTTCCTTATTCATATGTTGGTGTCCctggaaaattttaaatttatagcTTAGTGCCCTTAGCTGCAATTTTCTGGGCATTGCAGTTAGTGGCTTAATGATTCTCTTTTCGATTTTGCTCATTGCTGTGCTTTTCCCCTAGGCATGTTATTGATTCTATGGTTCCCTGCTCTGTAAGAACCAGCTGTGGTGAGAATTTGATTATGTTTGACAGGCGGATTATATATGATCCTGATATTCACGTAAACAAAGATGGCAAAGGTTCGCCTGCCACGGTGCCGCCTTTGGAATGCTATGGCTATGATTCAGATCATCCTTGGAAGTCTTGTCATAATAGTTAGTATTATGAGCCTGTTTAGGTTCTATTCTGCTGGATTCTTCTTGCGTGATGAAGAAATTTGCCGAAGGTTCTTTAGTTCAAAGGCGTCATATTCGGGTTTTGATGTAAGCGCATTGTCTAGTCGGGTGGATGAAGTTCTTGAGAAGTTGGCTGATTTGCAGATCAAGCTTGAGAACACAGTGCAGCAGATTGATAAGAGAAACATGTCAGCTCCCTTGTTTAAGAAGTTTTTGGAGGATGAATTTATCCCACCTCTTTATAGTGCTCACATTTCTCTTAGACAGATCAGAATTCCAAAGGTAGAAGAGGGATCGGGTTTGAAAGAGGACCCTCTGATAAATTTTTTCACTGTGGAAGAGATAAGGAAGTATGTTACAGCAAAGGAGAACAGATCTGGAAAGGTCAATGTTTATGGAGCTAAGAGGATGTACAATACCATTGGACATGCATGTGTTTTGATGAAGAACGAATTGGAAGCCTATATGAACTATGACATTGGGAGTTACTGCAAAGATGACTGGAATTTAGGACAGAGGCTCATGATCAATGGGTGCGATCCATTGCCCAGAAGGAGATGCTTGACTAGAGCTTCAAAATCATATGGTAGGCCCTTGCCGATTACAGAGTCTCTGTGGCAGATACCAGATGATAAAAATCTCAGGTGGAACCTTTACCATTGCAAGAACTTTAGTTGCCTAGCAGAAAGTAAGCCAAACGGGATAAGGAAGTGCACTGGTTGTTTCAATCTGGAGAAGGAGAAGGTGAAGTGGGTAAGGAACAGCTCTTTAGCAGTAGATTTTCTGATGACAGATGTGTTGAATACAAAGCCCAGAGAAATTAGAATCGGTCTAGACATCAGTGTTGGAACTGGAAGTTTTGCAGCAAGGATGAGAGAACATAACGTGACCATTGTCACTACTGCTCTCAATCTAGGAGCTCCATTCAATGAGATGATCGCACTTAGAGGCCTCATTCCCCTGTTTGTGACAGTGAACCAGAGACTGCCTTTCTTCGACAACACGATGGATTTGATCCACACCACCGGATTCCTTGATGGTTGGATCGATCTGCAACTAATGGACTTTGTACTGTTCGACTGGGATCGGGTTCTTAGACCAGGTGGGTTGTTGTGGATCGACAGGTTCTTCTGCAGCAGAAAAGATCTAGACGACTACATGTACATGTTCCTGCAATTTAGATACAAGAAGCACAAATGGGTTGTCTCCTCTAAGTCCAAGGAAGAAGTTTATCTTTCTGCATTGTTAGAAAAGCCTCCAAGAACAGTGTGACtggttttgtttgtttctctGTTGCTGCCTCTTTGAAGTGTTTTCTTATTCTCTGTTGCTATCCTTTTCAGATGAAGCTTGTACTGCACTAAAATGTAGCATGCTGGGGATAATATTATTTTGTGAAAAGGGCtctaaataatttaaaatatactACTTTGGCTGCATGGTGCTCACGTAGTTTGGTGtctttttgtttgtattttgaCTTGTACTGTGTGGAACTCCTTTCATGGCGTTGTAGTTGCCTGAATAATTTAATTGTTCTCTGCCGTTGTACTTGTTCAAGGTCAACTGTGTCATCTTTGTCGTTGTAGAGATCATTGAAGTGGAGAAGAAGGTTACAAATAATTAATGCAATAAGCCCATGTGACTGCGTTAATTGCTTCTTTAtgtatattattttttagagtcatcatgTTTAACCCAAGTTTCGTATCATGCATACATGTTTAACCCAAGTTTCTTATCATGTATACCTTGCATGAGCACCTTGATGtggataaaataaataaataaataaatattaaggGATATTGCTTTCTTTGAATTGACTGTGCCGATGAGAGAAAGTTGCGTGTAACGGTGCACATGGTGCGCATATAGGAATGAAGGACATTTTGGCAacttattaaaaagaaatgtcacctataatctttttactttttttcattttcattttttttgtttttacaaaaggttttttttccaatgtaaaataaaggtattttagttattaaaCATACTCGTGCATGAAAATTCATGCATcagtatgacacatataactAGGTTAGAGCGTCAATGGTATTTGCTTCATCGAACACTGTTCAACCTTTCATGTTAATTCAGTTTTTGCGATGGCTGGTGTAACAGATAAGAGATGTTGCTTCCTTTGAAATGGTGGTCCAAACGAGAGAAAGTTGCGTGTAACGTATGATGCATACACATTACACAaaggaaggacattttggtaatttgttaaaaagaaatgttttatatagtttttttttacttttttttattttcatttttgtctttccaatttttattcagtgtaaaataaataaaataaatgtattttagtcattaaccataatAGCTCATGAAAATTTATGCACTATGACACATATAACTAGGTTCGAGCGctgtattttagtcattaaccataatAGCTCATGAAAATTTATGCActagtatgacacatataactAGGTTCGAGCGCTGAGGGGTGTTTGCTTCATCCAACAGTCACTCAACCTTTCATGTTAATTTAGTTTTTGCGTTGATTGGTGTAACATATAAGACAAAAATTGGTAGGCAACCAATATCCATTTCAAATCTTCACAGATTGATAACTTTTTATGcttcaaaaaatgagattaacgATGTTCAAGTTAAAGCATCATGAAGGCAACATTcttgtgaaagaaaaacatccattaggacaggacagacaggatGTCCTGTCTATTACACTACTGTTCTGTCCTCATAGACAATGATATTTCTTATCCAAcgtttgattattttaaaaacaGAACACTATGTTCTTCTTGTCTGGCATTTGTTTCGTATATATTTGTTCTGTCCCttttgtttgatgtttgtttctGTCTTGTCCGATCTATCTGTTCTGTTTGTCCTGTTTGgtgtttgtttttatgttttgttcgaACTATCTGTTCTATCTGAtgtttgtatcttctctaatcagtttttttattatatttgttgtCTGCTATATGATGATaataatatcttttttttttaacaggtTATATCAAAACAAGAATAAAATTCATAACACAGATCTACAAaaaatcaactctttcaatagagacatatatataacaaaaacatcattactCTGAAATGTTCAAACATCTATATAATCTCCAATATCAAGTAAAACTACAAAATGCAAATAGTCTAAATGTTCAACTGTTCAAAGCCATATGTTTGAGTACATTGACACAAAAATATGGTTTGTATATAGTCATCTTATGTCCTACACACTACTCTTCCCGTCGAAGCCATGTAATACTTGAGAAGAGACATCATTGTCTTGTTCTtgcattttagaaattaaaaagacaaacaaataattaggtTATCACCATAAAGTATTAAATAATCAAGTATAAtgaaaacaatgacatataatatgATGAGAATGTTACACAATCAATATTttacttgaaacataatcatttcaCACTATTGAAGTAATCTGCTCACGaagttcattattttttttaacatgttatatcaaaacaagtataaaattcataacaacatgttatatgcaaatcaatacATTCGATAACACAGATCTACAAaaaatcaactctttcaatagagacatatatataacaaaaacatcattactCTGAAATGTTCAAACATCTATATAATCCTCAATATTaagtaaaactacaaaatacAAATAGTCTAAAATGTTCAATTGTTCAAAGCCATATGTTGGAGTACATTGACACAAAAATATGGTTTCTATATAGTCATTTTATGTCCTACACACTACTCTTCCCGTCGAAGCCATGTAATACTTGAGAAGAGACATCACTGTCTCGTTCTTgcatttcagaaattaaaaagacaaacaaataattaggtTATCAccataaattattaaaataatcaagtataatgaaaacaatgacatataatataatgagaatgttACACAATCAATATTTTACTGGAAACATAATCATTTCACACTATTGAAGTAATCTGCTCACGAAGTTACGTTTGTTcagtattttcatcatcatttataatttcacttaCTTTACTGTCATTTATATCATCATAAGAAAATTGTTCaacatttggattgtggttgattataaaattatgaagaacacaTGTTACTtgtacaattttaacttgagttGATATTGGATATGACACATGGTTCTTTAAATTAAGAAACCTTGCCTTAAGCAAACCAAACACTCTTTATAGTAGTGCCCAAAGATGAATACCTATAGTTGTATAATTCTTCGTTTGTCTCAATTTGCCTAGATCCAGACACATTAAATTTTGTTAGATGGTACCAACATCTTTTATATGGAGTTAATAATCCAACAATATTTGGGTATCCAATATCGCAAGATAATGATTACCtatttcataataaaaaatttgtgttttgtcAGTCAAACAATTAAATTGATGATAGTAAATTTAAATCATGAATCATTATTTTCTCACCATGTGAAATTTCTAATGGATGAAGATTATCTTCCAGTGCACTCAGCAATACTCTTGCATTAGTTGCACTTCCTTTCCAACTGGCTAGTATGTAAGTAAAACCGCATATCGATCCCACCACTACTAAAACATTTTGAGATAAGAaccattttctatttcatcaaCGATTTTGGCCATCTCTTCGGGCATATACTGGAATGTGTGTACCATCAATTGCTCTTAAACAATCCTATTGATAGGTAATATGTGTTCGTATTCTAAATGTTTTAccacaaataaaaatgtttactATATCTATTATGGATTATAGTTGTTTACcttaaaatatggaaagaaacATGGATCTTCTCTAACTCGAGCTGGTGTAGTATCATCTCTATGCCCCACGTATTCATGTGCAATACAAAGAATTGCtttcaaaactaagttgaaGTACTTACTAATTGTTTGTCCTGAGtgctgaaaatcatattggatTCATCGATTTCATTGATCATGTCCCAAAGTAACGAGAAACATCACTATTTGTTCTTCAATTGTGACTTCTCTTGCATCAGACAATAACTCCCCACTTTTTAACAAATTGCATAATAATGCATATGTTTGTTGATCTACCCTCAATAGATCTAAACAATTTCTTGGGTGTTTGTGCATACAGTCATGCACATATTGGGCTCCTACTAGTCGATTAGTATGTACTAAATTTTTATTAGGTCTACCTTGAGCTTTCAAGTGTTTCATCATCAACcacataataaaaataaagataacTGTGGATATTTCGTCCATCCTGATAATAAATACACAAATTCATGAGAATAAACACTATTTAATTgcaaagaattgtgaaaaaaaaataatcgcAAGCATGAGTTCATAGCAATTTGCTATATATCGcaaattataaacaattaaaaacatcaaaaatacaCTATTACAAACAATTATTATATATCACAAATTACAAACAGTTACACATCAAAAGTAATGCATAATTACAAACCTTCATAATGATATTTAGTTACAAACATTACATATTGTTTAGCCAATCTGCATGCGCAACCAAGTAACTTGCAACTCACGTGGCATCATAAGAAAAGTGTTTGCTTTATCAAAATTAGAAAGTAAATCGACtgatttgaaaaacaagtgaTTATCTATTTCCCCTTTTGCATGCAAATCTCTTAAAATTGCTTCAGTCTTCTGCAAAGTTGGGTTTTCACAAGTTGACGTATATACTCACCAATGGTTTCAAAAGTATCATCATTCATGATTATAGAGGTTCTCGCTCTTTTGTTTCCCCTCATGTTGTTAGAGGTTTCTCCCTGAGTATGAGTATTGCTATCCATTGGTGAAGTAGGTAACTGAAAATCATTCTCATCTTGTTCATccacatttatttgtatatcATCTAGTGTTCTACTATATATGCCACTCCTATTGTCACCCAATGCAGTAGAAGATTCCCAAATTTTCATTGCATGCTCATAATATTTCCATGTTGCTcacaatttatatttttttctatttgggtATTTTGTATATACTCTTTCCACACGTTATCATCcgcttgtataatttttttatctagGTCACACCCAAATCCTGAAGTAGTAAGCATCTCTTTCATCACTTGTAAGTCAGGTTTTGCTCTTTTCAACTTGTTTCGAATTTTCTCTAATGTGTAAACATTGGTCCATATGCTTCCATTATTTTTTGTTCAACCACCTTCATAGATGTTTCTCTTAATCCACCTGATTATTGCTTTCTTGAAATCTTAGCTTGCTCTAAcatcatgtcaaataaaaactgCACTTGATCTTCAGCTCATAGTTTGTCATGGTGGCTACTCATCCAAGTTTAAATAATAGAAGtacaagaagatcaaacaatttAGTTACATAAAATAAGTTTAAACAATTGACTTCTTCtgcaaataaacaaatatacaacaataATATAAAAGCGAATGCTAAACATAAATCCTTGATATGCTTAGGCGACATTGAATTTCTATAAGAGAGACTGTAGttgagattcaaatcagatgGATAAAGATAGCATGAGTTGATGTGTCTATACTTATGAGAAACAACTACATTCATCCATGTCTAATTTTGCTATAAGTAAGTAAGTAGAAGGTATTTTTGGGGGCAATATGTTGCGAAGGTGATGGCGGAAGGAGGATGCCTAAGCACGAAGCAATTTCAACTGGCTAAGATGGATTAACAGGtgaaagggagagggggaggggagagTGGAAAGTGGGAaggaatgaagaaaagagagggatAGGGGGATTTTACATCAAGCTAATATGTGAGTCAACTTTGGcattcaacaagaaaagaaggaatataATTGTTTGCCTTGAGGGAAATGTGTGCTGAAAATGGGCCGAGGGAGAGACAAGGGCTGGAAAAaatgagcaagagagagagagtgaaggcCACTTATAAGAAACTAGTGCCTGTAAAACAGATGGAGTCCACAATCATAAGCATTTGCTATCAACCAAATCTCATCCACCACATTAGTACAATATAGTTCAAAGTAAATCACATTACTAAGACCTGAAACTAGGTGGAAAAGAGCCAAATGGAAGGCCCAAAATCCGGGTTGATTTCTGACGCCAATCCAACTTAtgctagaaaaaataaataaaatcctATAAATCGACCTACTATCTGCAGCCCCACATGGAGAGAAGATGATAAACAACGATTGGGAAAAAGGCGAAAAAATGGATGTGTCACACCCTAatcttttgaccctcaaacaaaattttttttaaaaaaaaaacataaa contains these protein-coding regions:
- the LOC116254697 gene encoding probable methyltransferase At1g29790, with the protein product MAKVRLPRCRLWNAMAMIQIILGSLVIIVSIMSLFRFYSAGFFLRDEEICRRFFSSKASYSGFDVSALSSRVDEVLEKLADLQIKLENTVQQIDKRNMSAPLFKKFLEDEFIPPLYSAHISLRQIRIPKVEEGSGLKEDPLINFFTVEEIRKYVTAKENRSGKVNVYGAKRMYNTIGHACVLMKNELEAYMNYDIGSYCKDDWNLGQRLMINGCDPLPRRRCLTRASKSYGRPLPITESLWQIPDDKNLRWNLYHCKNFSCLAESKPNGIRKCTGCFNLEKEKVKWVRNSSLAVDFLMTDVLNTKPREIRIGLDISVGTGSFAARMREHNVTIVTTALNLGAPFNEMIALRGLIPLFVTVNQRLPFFDNTMDLIHTTGFLDGWIDLQLMDFVLFDWDRVLRPGGLLWIDRFFCSRKDLDDYMYMFLQFRYKKHKWVVSSKSKEEVYLSALLEKPPRTV